TTCCATTGTTTCTATTGAAAGTGTACAAGCGCAAAAGAAGAAAAATAAAAAATCTAAAGCAGCTGCTGCAGTACTAGCCACTCCAAAAGACAAAGATGCAATCAAAGCGTATACTGCTGTAATCACTAAAGATGCAACAACAGATGATGGTTTGTTTAAAACACATCACGTAAAAAAGGAGTACTTCTATGAAATACCATTTAAGGTCTTAAATAAAGATATGCTTTGGGTAAGTAGAGTTGCTCAAATTCAAGAGGGCTTGGGAGGTGGTTATATGAATGCAGGTTCTAAAACCAATGAGCAAGTAGTACATTGGGTGCGTTTTCAAGATAAAATACTTCTAAAAATCAGGTCTTTTTCTAATACAGCTCCGAGTACAAAAGCAATTGCTAAGTCTGTTGAGGTTAATAATTTTGAACCAACCTTATATGCTTTCGATATTAAAGCCTTTAATGCGGACTCAACTGCTGTAGTGATTAATGTGACGAAGTTTTTTTCTGAAGATGTGCCTGCGATAAGTGGGTTGTCAAGTAGGTTACGAAAAGAATATAAAGTAAAAAAGTTAGATGCTACTAGGAGTTTTGTGAATAGTATAAAGAGTTTTCCTGAAAACATAGAAGTTAAGCAAGACTTTACCTATGTTGCTTCAGAGCCGCCAACACAATCTAAATCAGAATCTATTAGTCTGCAAATGAATCAATCTATGATTCTTTTGCCAGAAATTCCTATGCAGCCAAGGTTGTATGATCCTAGAGTGGGCTTTTTTACGGTAAGTCAGAATGACTATGGTAGTATGGCGTTAAAGGCAGATAAGAAAACATATATCAGACGTTGGAGGTTAGTGCCAAAAGATCTTGAAGCTTATGCTCGTGGGGAATTGGTGGAGCCCATTAAGCCAATTGTTTATTATTTAGATCCTGGTACTCCCGAGAATTTAAAGGCTTATATGAAACAAGGTATAGAGGACTGGCAAAAACCCTTCGAGGCAGCAGGATTTAAAAATGCTATTATAGCGAAAGATGCACCTACACCAGAAGAAGATCCTGAATTTAGTCCTGAAGATATTCGGTATTCTGTAGTGCGTTATGTCGCTAGTACGACTCGGAATGCGGTTGGCCCTAGTGTGTCCGATCCAAGAAGTGGAGAAATTATAGAGAGTGATATTATTTGGTATCACAATCACTTAAGAAGTTATAGAAACCGTTATTTATTAGAAACAGGAGCGGCTAATCCATCAGCACGTACTTTAGATACTCCAGCTGAAGAAATAGGAGAAATGATGCGTATGGTTATTGCACATGAGGTTGGTCATGCCTTAGGTTTTCCTCATAATATGGCGGCTAGTTATGCCTATCCTGTAGCTTCTTTAAGAGATGGTGCGTTTACGCAAGAGTTTGGGTTGGCGGCAAGTTTAATGGATTATACGCGGTATAACTATGTTGCTCAACCAGGTGATAAAAATGTTCGCTTTATTCGCCAAATGGGGCCTTATGATCACTATGCTACGAATTGGGGTTATCGTTATATTGCTGCAGCCAACACTGCAGAAGAAGAGGTGCCTACATTAAATAAGTGGATTTTAGAAAAAGCGAATGATCCTAAATACAAATTTGGAAGGCAGTCAAGTACTTTTGATCCGCAATCACAAACCGAAGGGGTGGGTGATGATCCTATTGCAGCGAGCACTTATGGTTTAAAAAATTTAAAATATGTAGCCGCTAATTTGCCAGCATGGACCTCTGATAAAACTAATAATTATGACGATTTAGAAGAGTTGTATGGAGAATTATTAGGTGTTTATAGCCGTTATGTTGGTCATGTGGTGACCAATATCGGTGGTGTTTTTGAAGATTTAAAAACACCAGAACAAGGCGGATTTATTTATACACATCTTGACGAAAAATCTCAAAAAGCATCCATGCAATGGTTGCAAAAGAATATTTTTGATACTCCAGAATGGTTAATCGATAAAAATATTCTTCAGAATATTGATCATGCTGGATATTTTGAAAAAGTAAGAAAATTGCAAGAAAGACACCTAAATTCACTATTGAGTTTTGAGCGAATAGGTAGGCTAATTGATGCAGAAACTACAGATACAAATTATTACAGTGCTTTAGAAATGTTGAAAGATTTACGCTCGGGTATTTGGAGCGAAGCGAATAGAGCTAAAAACGTAGCTATCTATAGAAGAAACTTACAACGCTCTTATATAGATAGAATGGGGTATTTACTTAAAGAAGAAGCCGCGGAAAGACGCCCTGGTAGCTCAGGGTTTGAAGGTGCTATAAGCTATGATGTTGCGCTGTCAGATGTAAGACCTTTAGTGAGAGGAGAGCTAGCTAGTTTGCGCTCTCGACTTAAAAAAGCCAGAAACTCTGGCGTAAATACAGTAACACAGTATCATTATGATGATGCTATTGCGCGTATAGATGAGTTCTTAAATACAACAGCTGGAAAGTAAATAGAAAGGGAGAAATTATAATTAATTTCTCCCTTTTTTTAAGCCTTCTAAAAATCCAGATGATTCTTATTTGTTATTTTGATGTGATAAATCAACCTTAGCAGGTTCTACAGAGCTATCATGTTCGTTATAGTACAGCTCTAAAAGATTCATTAAAGCCGTTAGTAAGTCTTTGGTCTCTTGTAATAATGAAAAGTATAACGTAGTGTTTTTAGGACTAGATTCTTCTGTTCTAGTTCTTTCAACTTGTTTCTCTATTTTTTGAGATACTAAATCAAAGGCTTCATTCTTATTTTTTATAATGTTTCCTATCTTTTCAAAAGATCTGGTTTCAAAGGCAATTTTTGTAGCGTTAAAAACACTTTCTAATTTTGAATCAATCTCTTTTAATTCTTTAATTTGATTGTATTTAAGCTTCTTATGATTGTTGTGAATGTGTTTGTGACTTACTTTACTTATATATTCTAAAGACTGCCCCATATCTTGTAGATACCCTAGTATGCTAATGTAAAAATTACTAGCCCCAACACTGGCCTCATCTAGGTTTTTAATGAAATAAAAGATATTATCCCGTAATTCGTCAATCTCTGCAGATAGTTTATTTACTTGTTTTTTATTCTTTTTTAAAGAGTCTAAGTCTTGACGTGCTAATCCATCAATGGCTATAGTGTATATTTTGTTGCTTCGTCTAACAACATTGGATATGTTATTTGCACTTTCTTCAATAACACCTTGTATGGAGCTACTTTCAGATTTTCTAAGCGTATCTTCTGCTTTTATTTCTTGTGCTTTTTTACTTTGCTTAAAGTAATTTCTAAAAATCATTAGAAAAGCTAAGGTTAAGAAAACGCCTATAGCGAATATACCACCGTAGTTAATACATATGGCAATGATTGCAGAAGCTACAAAAGCAATGATAGCAGTAAAGAACCATCCGCCAATAACATTTAAAACACCTGCTACTCTATATACAGCACTTTCTGCACCCCATGCTTTATCTGCTAAAGAAGAGCCCATAGCAACCATGAAAGTTACATACGTAGTAGATAGTGGTAATTTCATTGATGTGGCAAGAGATATTAATATACTCGCAACCATAAGGTTTACAGCTGCTCTTACTAAATCAAAAGCAGGTTTGTCTTGCTCTTTTACCTTTAAAACAGATGGCGCTAATTTCTCAAAACGAGAATTTATGCGTTCCTGTAGGCTATTTGGTAACAAAGAAGAAGAAGATTCAGAGGCTTTTACAGCAAAACGTACAATTTGTCGCGATAAAAAATTAGGTTCAAAACGTTCTTCACCCTCATCCTGTCTAGATAAATCTACACTTGTTTTAACTACATTTTTAGCTTTAGAAGAAAACCAAATGGTTAAAACCATAATTACGCCGGATAGCAATAGAAGTAAAATAGGCATTTTTACTGCATTGGTTAAGCCAGACATATTATATTGAGTTGCTTCAATGCCTGAAGTACTCCAATCTAAATAGGATTGTAATGCTGCAATAGGTACACCAATAAAATTTACTAAGTCATTACCAGCAAAAGCCATTGCTAAGGCAAAAGTTCCTAGAAGAATGATTAATTTATAGATATTGGTTTTAAAAACGCTTGTAAGTAAAAGGGATAGTAAACTCCAAAAGATAAAATTTAAGAGAATAAATAAATTGGTCTGTGTTGCAATAAATTCAGATACAGGGCCTTCTAGTATAGAAGCGCTCTTTAATCCTTTCACAATAATGAAATAAATGATTGCAGTAATTGCAAATCCTCCGAAAATTGCGCTTACCCATTTTGCTTGTTTTTCAAATTTAAAAGTAATCAACAAGCGAGAGAAAAACTGAACAATAGCTCCTATTGTAAATGCAATGACTACAGATAATAAGATCCCTATAATTATTTCAGTAGCTTTATCTGTGTTGATATATTCTCCTAAAGTAGAGAGACTACCATCAGAGTCAAGTATTTTTAAAATAGAAATAGCAACTGCAGCA
This genomic stretch from Cellulophaga algicola DSM 14237 harbors:
- a CDS encoding inorganic phosphate transporter, whose translation is MGENIYLFMIVALAVLAITDLVVGVSNDAVNFLNSAIGSKAVSFRTIMIVASVGIALGAVSSSGMMDIAKTGIFNPNNFVFSEVMIIFMAVMITDILLLDFFNTLGMPTSTTVSIVFELLGAAVAISILKILDSDGSLSTLGEYINTDKATEIIIGILLSVVIAFTIGAIVQFFSRLLITFKFEKQAKWVSAIFGGFAITAIIYFIIVKGLKSASILEGPVSEFIATQTNLFILLNFIFWSLLSLLLTSVFKTNIYKLIILLGTFALAMAFAGNDLVNFIGVPIAALQSYLDWSTSGIEATQYNMSGLTNAVKMPILLLLLSGVIMVLTIWFSSKAKNVVKTSVDLSRQDEGEERFEPNFLSRQIVRFAVKASESSSSLLPNSLQERINSRFEKLAPSVLKVKEQDKPAFDLVRAAVNLMVASILISLATSMKLPLSTTYVTFMVAMGSSLADKAWGAESAVYRVAGVLNVIGGWFFTAIIAFVASAIIAICINYGGIFAIGVFLTLAFLMIFRNYFKQSKKAQEIKAEDTLRKSESSSIQGVIEESANNISNVVRRSNKIYTIAIDGLARQDLDSLKKNKKQVNKLSAEIDELRDNIFYFIKNLDEASVGASNFYISILGYLQDMGQSLEYISKVSHKHIHNNHKKLKYNQIKELKEIDSKLESVFNATKIAFETRSFEKIGNIIKNKNEAFDLVSQKIEKQVERTRTEESSPKNTTLYFSLLQETKDLLTALMNLLELYYNEHDSSVEPAKVDLSHQNNK
- a CDS encoding zinc-dependent metalloprotease; translated protein: MKKLLLLFMCLSIVSIESVQAQKKKNKKSKAAAAVLATPKDKDAIKAYTAVITKDATTDDGLFKTHHVKKEYFYEIPFKVLNKDMLWVSRVAQIQEGLGGGYMNAGSKTNEQVVHWVRFQDKILLKIRSFSNTAPSTKAIAKSVEVNNFEPTLYAFDIKAFNADSTAVVINVTKFFSEDVPAISGLSSRLRKEYKVKKLDATRSFVNSIKSFPENIEVKQDFTYVASEPPTQSKSESISLQMNQSMILLPEIPMQPRLYDPRVGFFTVSQNDYGSMALKADKKTYIRRWRLVPKDLEAYARGELVEPIKPIVYYLDPGTPENLKAYMKQGIEDWQKPFEAAGFKNAIIAKDAPTPEEDPEFSPEDIRYSVVRYVASTTRNAVGPSVSDPRSGEIIESDIIWYHNHLRSYRNRYLLETGAANPSARTLDTPAEEIGEMMRMVIAHEVGHALGFPHNMAASYAYPVASLRDGAFTQEFGLAASLMDYTRYNYVAQPGDKNVRFIRQMGPYDHYATNWGYRYIAAANTAEEEVPTLNKWILEKANDPKYKFGRQSSTFDPQSQTEGVGDDPIAASTYGLKNLKYVAANLPAWTSDKTNNYDDLEELYGELLGVYSRYVGHVVTNIGGVFEDLKTPEQGGFIYTHLDEKSQKASMQWLQKNIFDTPEWLIDKNILQNIDHAGYFEKVRKLQERHLNSLLSFERIGRLIDAETTDTNYYSALEMLKDLRSGIWSEANRAKNVAIYRRNLQRSYIDRMGYLLKEEAAERRPGSSGFEGAISYDVALSDVRPLVRGELASLRSRLKKARNSGVNTVTQYHYDDAIARIDEFLNTTAGK